A region of Diospyros lotus cultivar Yz01 chromosome 3, ASM1463336v1, whole genome shotgun sequence DNA encodes the following proteins:
- the LOC127797970 gene encoding uncharacterized protein LOC127797970 — MGGDIASSLVSSSEEESVEGKEEFPEISLGSLACLIRKDGSRAKAEDGGAVEGEKGAAFEEYGEVRRRISSKSLDLEADRRRISDVYGEVLESYNVLLRRSGNLEAPKARILSYVPGAWIEEVGGMTRNDYEVPKTTLLLLVGPKGSGKSSLVNRISKVFEDDKFTSERAQVSYNSSVGDGTAFLHEYMIPRGSISFSLCDTRSLSDDSSENIEMLRQWMTRGVRHGEPVIRGSDSWRLKTRMKQKARQNGYNSSEIKMVNFVIFVVNGLSVLKSMNSDDEADKQYTEMVATAFNCPYLSFKDDKPVIIVTHGDLLSLSDRARVRVHLGELLGVPPAKQIFDIPERCDRTTELAIVDMLSYSLEHADKNLPCKEGLSNKVFRVALPTCLFLLIALGIAIIAAQICGNHNHRVHRQPILELNTHIDWHKMRHLWLDLD; from the exons ATGGGCGGCGACATAGCTTCCTCCCTCGTTTCCTCTTccg AGGAAGAATCGGTGGAGGGGAAAGAAGAATTCCCAGAAATATCGCTTGGATCGTTAGCCTGTCTCATCCG GAAGGACGGTTCCCGCGCCAAGGCGGAGGATGGTGGTGCCGTCGAGGGAGAAAAAGGGGCGGCGTTCGAGGAGTATGGCGAGGTGCGCCGCCGAATTTCTTCGAAATCTTTGGATTTGGAAGCTGATCGGAGGAGGATAAGCGATGTTTATGGGGAAGTTTTGGAGAGTTACAATGTATTGCTGCGTCGGAGCGGGAATTTGGAGGCGCCCAAGGCTAGAATTCTGAG TTATGTGCCCGGAGCTTGGATTGAGGAGGTGGGTGGCATGACGCGGAATGATTATGAAGTCCCAAAGACGACATTGCTCTTACTGGTTGGTCCAAAGGGATCTGGGAAAAGCAGCCTTGTCAATAGGATTTCCAAGGTGTTTGAAGATGACAAGTTTACATCAGAGAGGGCCCAAGTTTCAT ATAATTCATCTGTTGGGGATGGGACTGCCTTTCTCCATGAGTATATGATCCCTAGAGgttcaatttctttctctctctgtgacACTCGCAGTTTGTCTGATGATTCATCTGAAAACATTGAAATGCTAAGGCAGTGGATGACTAGAGGTGTTCGCCATGGAGAACCGGTTATTAG GGGTTCTGATAGTTGGAGGTTAAAGACCAGAATGAAGCAGAAAGCTCGCCAGAATGGTTATAATTCCAGTGAGATTAAGAtggttaattttgttatatttgtaGTTAATGGGCTTTCAGTTTTGAAATCCATGAACAGTGATGATGAAGCAGACAAACAGTATACTGAAATGGTTGCAACAGCTTTCAATTGCCCATATTTGTCTTTCAAAG ATGATAAGCCTGTTATTATTGTCACACATGGAGATTTACTTTCACTTTCTGACCGTGCACGGGTTCGTGTTCATTTGGGAGAGCTGCTGGGTGTTCCCCCTGCTAAACAAATTTTTGACATCCCGG AGAGATGTGATCGAACAACTGAGTTGGCAATAGTTGACATGTTAAGTTATTCTCTTGAGCATGCTGATAAGAATCTTCCTTGCAAGGAAGGGTTGTCAAACAAG GTCTTCAGAGTAGCTCTGCCAACATGTCTATTCCTGCTAATTGCACTGGGGATTGCCATTATCGCAGCACAGATTTGTGGGAACCATAACCATCGCGTCCATCGTCAACCCATCCTTGAGTTAAATACTCACATCGATTGGCACAAGATGCGCCACTTGTGGCTGGACCTGGATTAG
- the LOC127797969 gene encoding GTP cyclohydrolase 1-like, translating into MGVLDEGHINVELEDGFSLGVFEEDPDTIAIEAAVKVLLEGLGEDINREGLRKTPFRVAKALREGTRGYSQKVKDIVQGAVFPEAGCESGIGHAGGAGGLVIVRDLDLFSYCESCLLPFQVKCHVGYVPSGQRVVGLSKMSRVADIFAKRLQDPQRLADEVCSALQQGIKPSGVAVILQCSHMNFPNFESAFLEQNHQGWVKSWVLSGSGVFENERADIWVDFLSLLKFRGINVETCSRDFTAKHWCPSQATSKLGAASSGMVAAVASILRCLDEDPSRKELVETPSHFVKWLMNFKNCDLEMKLNGFVLGQAQALKPVGDVICDDERIHSELNLSFWSQCEHHLLPFHGVVHIGYICTEGVNPIGKSRLQSIVHFHGFKLQVQERLTRQIAETASSLLGRDVMVVVEANHTCMISRGIEKFGSNTATVAILGRFSTDPATRAKFLQGIANFASAGAWWM; encoded by the exons ATGGGCGTTCTGGACGAGGGGCACATCAACGTGGAGCTTGAAGATGGATTCAGCCTTGGGGTCTTCGAGGAAGATCCGGATACCATAGCCATAGAGGCCGCTGTGAAGGTCCTGTTGGAAGGTTTGGGTGAAGATATCAATCGAGAAGGTCTACGAAAGACCCCATTTCGTGTTGCCAAGGCCCTTCGAGAAGGAACTAGAG GCTACAGCCAGAAGGTGAAGGATATTGTTCAAGGTGCTGTATTCCCTGAAGCTGGATGTGAAAGTGGAATTGGTCATGCTGGAGGAGCGGGTGGGCTTGTCATTGTTCGAGATCTTGATCTCTTCTCTTACTGCGAATCCTGCTTGCTGCCTTTTCAGGTCAAGTGTCATGTTGGCTATGTGCCATCCGGGCAGCGAGTTGTAGGCCTAAGCAAGATGTCTCGGGTTGCTGACATATTTGCAAAACGGCTACAAGATCCACAACGTCTGGCAGATGAAGTGTGTTCAGCTCTGCAACAAGGGATCAAACCATCAGGGGTAGCTGTCATTCTGCAATGCTCACACATGAACTTCCCAAACTTTGAATCAGCCTTTCTTGAACAAAACCACCAGGGATGGGTGAAATCGTGGGTTTTGTCAGGTTCAGGAGTCTTTGAAAATGAAAGGGCGGACATTTGGGTCGATTTTCTGAGTCTCCTAAAGTTCAGGGGCATAAACGTCGAGACCTGTTCCAGAGACTTTACTGCCAAACATTGGTGCCCTTCTCAAGCCACTTCTAAACTTGGGGCTGCCAGTTCAGGAATGGTTGCTGCAGTAGCTTCGATTCTTCGTTGTTTGGACGAGGACCCATCAAGGAAGGAGCTCGTAGAAACACCCAGTCATTTCGTGAAGTGGCTGATGAATTTCAAGAACTGTGATTTGGAGATGAAGCTGAATGGGTTTGTTCTTGGCCAAGCACAGGCTCTTAAACCGGTTGGGGATGTCATTTGCGACGATGAACGCATTCATTCTGAGCTGAACTTGTCATTCTGGTCCCAGTGTGAACATCATCTACTTCCTTTCCATGGTGTTGTGCATATAGGATACATTTGTACTGAAGGAGTCAATCCAATTGGGAAGTCTCGTCTACAGTCAATAGTTCATTTCCATGGTTTTAAGCTCCAAGTACAAGAAAGGCTAACCAGACAAATAGCAGAGACAGCTTCATCACTGCTAGGCAGAGATGTAATGGTGGTGGTGGAAGCTAACCACACTTGTATGATCTCTAGAGGAATTGAGAAGTTTGGAAGCAACACTGCTACAGTTGCCATCTTGGGTCGCTTTTCAACCGACCCTGCTACAAGGGCGAAATTTTTGCAGGGTATTGCAAATTTTGCTTCTGCTGGTGCCTGGTGGATGTAA
- the LOC127798488 gene encoding UV-B-induced protein At3g17800, chloroplastic-like, translating to MDCCLSFARPSALAPALCFSGAGRRFSRLARFGRRSHRRPSVAASGREGFSSLNTPLEPKSPVGKFLSRVLQDDLGFFHAAVGLQLGQLAAYRDEAVARMNLSSDSDEACLHRRISELRERESQTAVEDVMYMLVLYKFNEIGVHLVPRLSRCIYNGRLEIWPSRDWELQSVHSAEVLEMIREHLTAVIGWRADANVTVNWSLTQISRLHLNQVYTASLLYGYFLKSASLRHHLEQSLAKSGCGLGISFSTPLPLFPLWPSGVKNTVFDYTSSTGLMLMKQAPSQGRAREQLRCYVTGFDPETMEMCAKPKTKEAVNLIEKHCSGLFGDERTGLIETNEVIVTSMLSLKRMVLEAVALGSFLWDAEEYIATVYKLNEN from the exons ATGGACTGCTGCCTCTCCTTCGCCAGACCCTCCGCTCTCGCTCCCGCTCTCTGCTTCTCCGGCGCCGGCCGCCGGTTCTCGCGTCTCGCCCGATTCGGCCGCCGGTCTCACCGGAGACCGTCGGTTGCGGCGAGTGGCCGTGAGGGCTTCAGCAGCTTGAACACCCCGCTCGAGCCGAAGTCGCCGGTGGGGAAGTTCCTCAGCCGCGTGTTGCAGGACGACCTCGGGTTCTTCCATGCCGCCGTTGGCTTACAGTTGGGGCAATTAGCCGCCTACCGGGACGAAGCCGTGGctcgaatgaatttgagctcCGATTCCGATGAAGCCTGCCTTCACAG GAGGATTTCAGAACTGAGGGAGCGGGAGAGCCAGACTGCAGTTGAGGATGTCATGTACATGTTAGTATTATacaaatttaatgaaattgGAGTCCACTTGGTTCCAAGGCTCTCTAGATGTATATACAATGGCAGACTGGAGATATGGCCCTCTAGGGACTGGGAGCTTCAGTCAGTTCACAGCGCTGAAGTCTTGGAAATGATAAGGGAACATCTAACTGCTGTCATCGGATGGAGGGCTGATGCCAATGTCACAGTGAATTGGTCTCTAACACAAATTTCAAGACTCCATCTCAACCAAGTCTACACTGCTTCTCTCTTATATGGGTATTTTCTCAAGTCTGCCTCCTTGAGACACCATTTGGAGCAGAGTCTTGCCAAGTCTGGTTGTGGTCTTGGAATTAGCTTCAGTACCCCCCTTCCTCTGTTCCCACTGTGGCCATCTGGGGTAAAGAATACTGTTTTCGACTACACTAGCAGCACCGGATTAATGCTAATGAAGCAAGCACCTAGCCAAGGAAGGGCACGCGAGCAGCTGAGGTGCTATGTTACAGGCTTCGACCCTGAAACGATGGAGATGTGCGCAAAACCAAAAACGAAAGAGGCTGTGAATCTAATTGAGAAGCATTGTAGCGGACTCTTTGGGGATGAGAGGACCGGTTTGATTGAGACCAATGAGGTGATTGTGACTTCAATGTTGAGCCTTAAGAGGATGGTTTTGGAGGCTGTTGCTCTTGGTTCCTTCCTTTGGGATGCAGAAGAGTATATTGCCACTGTATATAAGCTAAATGAGAATTGA